One genomic window of Plasmodium relictum strain SGS1 genome assembly, contig: PRELSG_00_v1_58, whole genome shotgun sequence includes the following:
- a CDS encoding fam-e protein, producing the protein MALLYNAGCSESEEDFTKCKVNTCLIRGGKFHTLHCVPAFEKVDVVDSSDDNSKDILKNIFKYKPSYTSKVKKSEVKSKVTILSKSKDDGILFLYDFYLPIKHYSGALSTTYHSKTFLCRIKTVNQKITLCEVVDPYHIGRTLSFHSFDISNKKREKSKIGLNNIQNPRHFDLRYKYKDTHISRDKCHYVTIENTSEQICRYSICTKDDNDHFSCADAKFNGKLFHLQDHSPLSEEHTKYIYIPKSCINDNFLNECTPYFCEIKSSDDMYQCEGLEMSAVKKIKSHSEGELMRLEKSVATPYKEYSLPSTYIAASFLPFLVLFFFVGCYLYAIFRRNRRKKTITKSKEP; encoded by the exons atgGCACTTCTATATAACGCAGGATGCAGTGAATCTGAAGAAGACTTCACTAAGTGTAAGGTTAATACATGTTTGATACGAGGAGGTAAATTTCATACATTGCACTGTGTTCCTGCATTTGAGAAAGTTGATGTAGTAGATTCTTCAGATGATAATTCAAAggacattttaaaaaatatatttaaatataagcCTTCTTATACAtctaaagtaaaaaaatctGAAGTAAAATCTAAAGTAACTATTTTATCAAAGAGTAAGGATGATggtattttgtttttatatgatttttatttGCCTATTAAACATTATTCTGGAGCATTGTCTACTACTTATCATtcaaaaacatttttatgcCGTATTAAAACGGTAAAccaaaaaataacattatgTGAAGTAGTGGATCCATATCATATAGGAAGGACTCTTTCATTTCATTCTTTTGatatttctaataaaaaaagagaaaaaagtaaaattggtttaaataatatacaaaATCCCAGGCACTTTGATTtaagatataaatataaagatacTCATATAAGTAGAGATAAATGTCATTATGTAACAATAGAAAATACTTCGGAACAAATTTGTAGATACTCTATATGCACAAAGGATGATAATGATCACTTCTCATGTGCAGATGCAAAATTTAATGgaaaattatttcatttacaaGATCATTCCCCACTTAGTGAAGAAcatacaaaatatatatatatcccAAAGAGTTgtataaatgataatttcCTTAATGAGTGTACTCCCTATTTTTGTGAAATTAAAAGTTCAGATGATATGTATCAATGTGAAGGCCTAGAAATGAGTGccgtaaaaaaaataaaatcacaTTCAGAAGGAGAATTAATGAGATTAGAAAAATCTGTAGCTACACCCTATAAAGAATATTCTCTTCCATCTACTTATATAGCAGCGTCCTTTTTGCCTTTTTTAGTTTTGTTCTTTTTTGTGGGATGTTATTTGTATGCAATTTTCAGAAGAAACAGAAGAAAA AAAACCATAACTAAATCTAAGGAACCATAA